A window from Pseudomonas alloputida encodes these proteins:
- a CDS encoding pilus assembly protein PilZ, translated as MLTSRLLTGAGLTLAGWLSAQCVLQLSRQPHPATAPAVADSPLPGLMVGHWQAPPDDGAITITRLPLQYLGGLKAQPLAASVVVLRYGEQVRTLARGQRLAPGIVLQDIDSDGLIFNNQGRRERLPWPPRPAVTGFKRQG; from the coding sequence ATGCTCACCTCGCGTCTGCTCACCGGTGCTGGCCTGACCCTGGCCGGCTGGCTTTCTGCGCAGTGTGTGCTGCAGTTGAGCCGGCAGCCACACCCGGCCACGGCGCCTGCGGTGGCCGACAGCCCGCTGCCCGGGCTGATGGTTGGTCACTGGCAGGCGCCGCCCGACGACGGCGCCATCACCATCACTCGTCTGCCGCTGCAATACCTCGGCGGCCTCAAGGCCCAGCCATTGGCCGCCAGTGTGGTGGTGCTGCGCTACGGCGAGCAAGTGCGCACCCTGGCCCGCGGTCAGCGCCTGGCGCCAGGGATCGTGCTGCAGGACATCGACAGCGATGGCCTGATTTTCAACAACCAGGGGCGGCGTGAGCGCCTGCCCTGGCCGCCACGCCCCGCCGTGACCGGCTTCAAGCGGCAAGGATGA
- a CDS encoding GspE/PulE family protein — MLPYRQARQSGVAMAPAEQGWQLWLRPDADNAQLQELLRVHGQPSLLEYLEPALFDERLGQLYQAGDAATEALIEGIGDQVDLDSLMSEMPRIEDLLESDDEAPVIRLINGLFGQALRLRASDIHIETFEQSLVVRLRVDGHLREVLRPPRALSAMLVSRIKVMARLDIAEKRQPQDGRITLRAAGREVDVRVSTLPGIHGERVVMRVLDKQASLLALDNLGMPAAVLQGLRSCLARPNGIVLSTGPTGSGKTTTLYASLNSLNDGSRNILTVEDPVEYAIAGIGQTAINPRAGLTFASGLRAILRQDPDVIMLGEIRDQETAQIAVQASLTGHLVLSTLHTNNAVGAVTRLRDMGIEPFLIASCLRGVLAQRLVRRLCSCAVAHPLQAAERELWPELAALGCSYHAVGCEQCQGSGYIGRLGLYEFIELDAGLIGLLYDGASELAMQDYLADRRQSLVAMASDCLARGETSLAEVLRVVQG, encoded by the coding sequence ATGCTGCCCTATCGCCAGGCACGGCAGAGCGGAGTGGCCATGGCCCCGGCAGAGCAGGGCTGGCAGCTATGGCTGCGGCCCGACGCCGACAATGCCCAGTTGCAGGAGTTGCTGCGTGTGCATGGCCAGCCAAGCCTGCTCGAATACCTGGAACCTGCGCTGTTCGACGAGCGCCTTGGCCAGCTGTACCAGGCCGGCGATGCCGCCACCGAAGCGTTGATCGAAGGCATCGGCGACCAGGTCGACCTGGATAGCCTGATGAGCGAGATGCCGCGCATCGAAGACCTGCTTGAAAGCGACGACGAAGCCCCGGTGATCCGCCTGATCAACGGCCTGTTCGGCCAGGCGCTGCGGCTGCGCGCCTCGGATATCCATATCGAGACCTTCGAGCAGAGCCTGGTGGTGCGTCTGCGGGTCGATGGCCACCTGCGTGAGGTGCTGCGTCCTCCACGTGCGTTGTCGGCCATGCTGGTATCACGGATCAAGGTCATGGCCCGCCTGGACATTGCGGAAAAGCGTCAGCCCCAGGACGGCCGCATCACCTTGCGCGCGGCGGGGCGCGAAGTGGACGTACGAGTCTCGACCTTGCCCGGCATCCACGGCGAGCGGGTGGTGATGCGCGTGCTCGACAAGCAGGCCAGCCTGCTGGCGCTGGATAACCTGGGCATGCCGGCAGCGGTATTGCAGGGCCTGCGCAGTTGCCTGGCGCGGCCCAACGGCATTGTGCTGTCCACCGGGCCGACCGGTTCGGGCAAGACCACGACCTTGTACGCCAGCCTGAACAGCCTCAACGATGGCAGCCGCAACATCCTCACCGTCGAGGACCCGGTGGAGTACGCCATCGCCGGCATTGGCCAAACCGCCATCAACCCGCGTGCCGGGCTGACGTTTGCCAGTGGCCTGCGCGCCATCCTGCGTCAGGACCCTGACGTGATCATGCTCGGCGAAATCCGCGATCAGGAGACTGCGCAGATCGCCGTGCAGGCCAGCCTCACCGGCCACCTGGTGCTGTCGACCTTGCACACCAACAATGCGGTAGGCGCAGTGACCCGCCTGCGCGACATGGGCATCGAGCCCTTCCTGATCGCCTCGTGCCTGCGCGGCGTCCTGGCCCAGCGCCTGGTGCGGCGTTTGTGCAGCTGTGCCGTGGCGCACCCGCTACAGGCTGCCGAGCGCGAGCTATGGCCTGAGCTTGCGGCGTTGGGCTGCTCTTATCACGCCGTGGGTTGCGAGCAGTGCCAGGGCAGCGGTTATATCGGGCGACTGGGGTTGTACGAATTCATCGAGCTGGACGCTGGGCTCATCGGCCTGTTGTACGACGGCGCCAGTGAGCTGGCCATGCAGGACTATCTGGCTGACCGGCGCCAAAGCCTGGTGGCGATGGCCAGCGATTGCCTGGCTCGCGGTGAGACCAGCCTGGCCGAAGTGCTGCGCGTGGTGCAGGGCTAA
- the gspF gene encoding type II secretion system inner membrane protein GspF yields the protein MPTYRYQAVDLAGKSHKASLQADSERHARQLLREQGLFARQLQRHDAGSRQPRRQRLSRAQLCELTRQLATLTGAGIPLVDALATLERQLRQPALHSVLVALRGSLAEGLGLARSLARQGAPFTGLYCALVEAGERSGHLAQVLTRLADHLEQVQRQQHKARTALIYPAVLMGVSLAVVIGLMTFVVPKLTEQFAHAGQSLPLITSLLIGLSQGLVHAGPWLLGVALLLGGLAGWLLRKPHWCLRRDQLLLRLPRIGNLLQVLESARLARSLAILCGSGVALLEALQVATETIGNRRIRLAMEQVRQHVQGGTSLHRALDASQQFPPLLVNMVGSGEASGTLADMLERVADDQERGFARQVDTAMALFEPLMILVMGAVVLFIVLAVLLPIMQLNQGLQL from the coding sequence ATGCCGACCTATCGCTACCAGGCCGTTGACCTCGCCGGCAAATCGCACAAGGCCAGCCTGCAGGCTGACAGTGAACGCCACGCCCGCCAGCTGTTGCGCGAGCAGGGCCTGTTCGCCCGCCAGTTGCAGCGTCATGACGCCGGCAGCCGACAACCCCGACGCCAGCGCCTGAGCCGCGCCCAGCTGTGTGAGCTGACCCGTCAGCTGGCCACCTTGACCGGGGCCGGCATTCCCTTGGTCGATGCCCTTGCCACCCTTGAACGGCAACTGCGTCAGCCTGCCCTGCACAGTGTGCTGGTGGCCTTGCGCGGCTCACTCGCCGAAGGCCTGGGCCTGGCCCGCAGCCTGGCCCGGCAGGGCGCACCGTTCACTGGCTTGTACTGCGCGCTGGTCGAGGCCGGCGAACGTTCCGGGCACCTGGCCCAGGTGCTGACCCGCTTGGCCGACCACCTGGAGCAGGTGCAACGCCAGCAACACAAGGCCCGCACAGCGCTGATCTACCCCGCTGTGCTGATGGGTGTGTCGCTGGCCGTGGTGATTGGCCTGATGACGTTCGTCGTGCCCAAACTCACCGAGCAATTCGCCCATGCCGGGCAAAGCCTGCCGCTGATCACCTCGTTGCTGATCGGCCTGAGCCAGGGGCTGGTGCACGCCGGGCCCTGGTTGTTAGGGGTGGCGCTGTTGCTCGGGGGGCTGGCTGGCTGGTTGTTGCGCAAACCGCACTGGTGCCTGCGTCGCGACCAGCTGCTGCTGCGCCTGCCGCGTATTGGCAACCTGCTGCAGGTGCTGGAAAGCGCGCGTCTGGCGCGCAGCCTGGCGATTCTCTGTGGCAGTGGCGTGGCCCTGCTCGAAGCCTTGCAAGTGGCCACCGAAACCATCGGCAACCGGCGTATCCGCCTGGCCATGGAGCAGGTGCGCCAACACGTGCAGGGCGGCACCAGCCTGCACCGTGCGCTGGATGCCAGCCAGCAATTCCCGCCGCTGCTGGTGAACATGGTTGGCAGCGGCGAGGCCAGCGGCACCCTGGCGGACATGCTCGAGCGCGTGGCCGACGACCAGGAGCGCGGCTTTGCCCGCCAGGTCGATACCGCCATGGCGCTGTTCGAACCCCTGATGATCCTGGTGATGGGCGCCGTGGTGCTGTTCATCGTGCTGGCGGTGCTGCTGCCGATCATGCAACTCAACCAGGGCCTGCAATTGTGA
- the gspL gene encoding type II secretion system protein GspL, producing MKLEWRRRTPAQAWLLLRPGAVWHWALVQDGILQSEGQGEPPANPQAHVALVLPAEACSHFRVPAPPGLKREEWPLLLEDRLLQAPHEVACACLAREPGYLRLLVVARQQLDDWRGQCAEWGLQTVRCWAELQLLPSPEPGCAWQWQRTPGMSLYKGLAEDGQEHWLAWPDALGGVPQPPWAVLHRTSLSGNWPTVFAPLDTLPGLFDRARKVRSLPAASRQQQRLLAACLVLATVWGGLWLSQQWRQAQLWRSQVIAVTGEQASPRHAAQALKRLRESVLQQQLRTRQLDDLQARLQTWLRDNPGLRLQAVRFDGQRWHLRLEGEGSAPPWPDMAAAAGATVQVQDGQVIFDLGAAS from the coding sequence ATGAAACTTGAATGGCGACGGCGTACGCCGGCCCAGGCGTGGCTGCTGCTGCGCCCGGGTGCTGTCTGGCACTGGGCACTGGTTCAGGACGGTATTTTGCAAAGCGAGGGGCAGGGCGAGCCACCGGCCAACCCGCAGGCCCATGTTGCGCTGGTTCTGCCTGCCGAGGCGTGCAGCCATTTTCGCGTGCCGGCCCCGCCCGGGCTCAAGCGCGAAGAATGGCCTTTGCTGCTTGAGGATCGCTTGCTGCAGGCCCCGCATGAGGTGGCCTGTGCTTGCCTGGCCCGTGAACCGGGGTACCTTCGTCTGTTGGTAGTGGCGCGTCAGCAGCTGGATGACTGGCGTGGCCAATGCGCCGAATGGGGCTTGCAGACGGTACGTTGCTGGGCGGAGCTGCAGCTGCTGCCATCACCCGAGCCAGGATGCGCCTGGCAATGGCAACGCACCCCCGGCATGTCGCTCTACAAAGGCTTGGCCGAAGATGGACAGGAGCACTGGCTGGCGTGGCCTGATGCCTTGGGTGGCGTGCCGCAGCCACCGTGGGCAGTGCTGCACAGGACGTCGCTGAGCGGCAATTGGCCAACCGTATTTGCGCCGCTCGACACACTGCCCGGCCTGTTCGACCGCGCCCGCAAGGTGCGCTCGTTGCCGGCCGCCTCCCGCCAGCAGCAGCGGCTGCTGGCAGCTTGCCTGGTGCTGGCTACCGTTTGGGGTGGCCTGTGGTTGAGTCAGCAATGGCGTCAGGCGCAACTCTGGCGCAGCCAGGTCATTGCCGTGACCGGGGAGCAGGCCAGCCCTCGGCACGCGGCACAGGCCCTCAAGCGCCTGCGCGAGAGCGTACTGCAGCAGCAACTGCGTACACGTCAGCTAGACGACCTGCAGGCTCGCTTGCAGACCTGGCTGCGTGACAACCCCGGCTTGCGCCTGCAAGCGGTGCGCTTCGATGGTCAGCGTTGGCACCTGCGCCTGGAGGGCGAGGGCAGTGCGCCGCCATGGCCTGATATGGCGGCTGCCGCTGGCGCCACAGTGCAGGTTCAAGATGGCCAAGTGATCTTCGACCTGGGAGCAGCCTCATGA
- a CDS encoding lipoprotein UxpA, with protein MASSVHRREVIGWMGIGALAPLLGACTAFPGQQGGNAQLDLLYVADTLDARQPGQAVVPATRLGPVSHLGRAPWMTGRSASIAYPQLAPLLDARQATTAQLGGYAVLAALLEQLRGEAGAGNSLTLENGQGWNGSGLAYLTQGESGVQGSQLLGIEARVSSDERVLWPQRSTGLYRQASAITLGAGLADAQRQALGVQALHVFERGGARIAVVGVTDPYAQDQKASLKQWYQSLLPVFEQARHEADLVVAMADAGTGPGLWLAERVPQIDVLLCARGQDLWPAPVEATQASGRRVPVLFAGCRGSGAFRLRCQRVAGQWQFDGRFFPAFEQQLAPAAQLRVAQLQAQLRQQRAGHAAWLDQPLARAPQALWRRDTRGGSWDCLLHQALADDSSMPVLLPGLRYDYPLAAGAAITREHLISLTGGYPAPVVEAPARQVEQVLENAAEQLFGDPLLLDNSQDLPRWQGQAWSVSYSPQGKRITGLEPVQGLCRTFGLQFESQAGEPLWQRVEAWLARQPEDWQLAPLQLPEVRYVQGHPGWHPRQLAS; from the coding sequence ATGGCGAGCAGTGTGCACAGGCGCGAAGTGATCGGCTGGATGGGTATCGGTGCCTTGGCACCGCTGCTCGGCGCCTGCACAGCCTTCCCAGGGCAGCAGGGCGGCAATGCCCAGCTCGACTTGCTGTACGTCGCCGATACCCTCGATGCCCGCCAGCCTGGCCAGGCGGTGGTACCGGCTACCCGGTTGGGGCCGGTCAGCCACTTGGGCCGTGCGCCCTGGATGACCGGCCGCAGCGCCAGTATCGCCTACCCGCAACTGGCGCCGCTGCTCGATGCCCGCCAGGCAACGACAGCCCAGCTGGGCGGTTATGCGGTACTCGCGGCGTTGCTGGAACAACTGCGTGGCGAGGCCGGTGCGGGCAACAGCCTGACCCTGGAAAACGGCCAGGGCTGGAATGGCAGTGGCCTGGCCTACCTGACCCAGGGCGAAAGTGGTGTGCAAGGCAGCCAGCTGCTGGGCATCGAAGCGCGGGTCAGCAGCGACGAGCGTGTGCTGTGGCCACAACGCAGCACGGGCCTGTATCGCCAGGCCAGCGCCATTACCCTCGGCGCCGGGCTGGCAGACGCACAACGCCAGGCACTGGGTGTGCAAGCCCTGCACGTTTTCGAGCGCGGCGGTGCCCGTATTGCAGTGGTTGGCGTGACCGACCCGTACGCCCAGGATCAGAAAGCCTCACTCAAACAGTGGTACCAGTCTCTGCTGCCGGTATTCGAGCAAGCCCGGCACGAGGCTGACCTGGTGGTGGCCATGGCCGATGCAGGCACGGGCCCCGGCCTGTGGCTGGCTGAACGGGTGCCGCAAATCGACGTGCTGTTGTGCGCCCGTGGTCAGGACCTGTGGCCCGCACCGGTCGAGGCCACCCAGGCCAGCGGTCGGCGCGTGCCGGTGCTGTTTGCCGGCTGCCGGGGCAGCGGTGCCTTCCGCCTGCGCTGCCAGCGTGTGGCCGGCCAGTGGCAGTTCGACGGGCGTTTTTTCCCGGCCTTTGAACAGCAACTGGCGCCTGCCGCGCAGCTGCGTGTCGCGCAATTGCAGGCGCAACTGCGCCAGCAACGGGCCGGCCACGCGGCCTGGCTCGACCAGCCGCTGGCCCGCGCGCCCCAGGCCTTGTGGCGCCGCGATACCCGTGGCGGTAGCTGGGACTGCCTGCTGCATCAAGCCTTGGCCGACGATAGCAGCATGCCCGTGTTGCTGCCGGGCTTGCGTTATGACTACCCGCTGGCAGCGGGGGCGGCCATTACCCGCGAACATCTGATCAGCCTTACCGGAGGCTACCCCGCGCCAGTGGTCGAGGCACCGGCCCGGCAGGTTGAGCAAGTGCTGGAAAACGCCGCTGAGCAATTGTTCGGTGACCCGCTGCTGCTGGACAACAGCCAGGACCTGCCGCGCTGGCAGGGCCAGGCCTGGAGCGTCAGCTACAGCCCGCAAGGCAAGCGCATCACGGGGTTGGAGCCGGTGCAGGGCCTGTGCCGCACCTTTGGCCTGCAGTTCGAAAGCCAGGCCGGCGAGCCACTGTGGCAGCGGGTCGAGGCCTGGCTCGCCCGCCAGCCTGAGGATTGGCAACTGGCGCCGCTGCAACTGCCCGAAGTGCGTTACGTGCAGGGGCACCCAGGCTGGCACCCACGGCAATTGGCCTCGTGA
- the gspG gene encoding type II secretion system major pseudopilin GspG — MQHRRNRQRGFTLMEIMVVIFIIGLLIAVVAPSVLGNQDKAMKQKVMADLATLEQALDMYRLDNLRFPSNEQGLAALVKKPAQEPLPRAWRSDGYVRRLPEDPWGTPYQYRMPGEHGRVDVYSLGADGLPGGEGQDADLGNWAL, encoded by the coding sequence ATGCAGCATCGACGTAACCGCCAACGCGGTTTCACCCTCATGGAAATCATGGTGGTGATCTTTATCATCGGCCTGCTGATTGCCGTGGTAGCGCCCAGCGTGCTGGGCAACCAGGACAAGGCCATGAAGCAGAAGGTGATGGCCGACCTGGCCACCCTGGAGCAGGCGCTGGACATGTATCGCCTGGACAACCTGCGCTTCCCCAGCAACGAACAGGGCCTGGCCGCGCTGGTGAAAAAGCCGGCTCAGGAGCCGCTGCCTCGGGCCTGGCGCAGTGATGGCTACGTGCGTCGCCTGCCGGAAGACCCGTGGGGCACCCCTTATCAGTACCGCATGCCCGGTGAACATGGCCGGGTCGATGTGTACTCGCTGGGCGCCGATGGCCTGCCGGGCGGCGAAGGCCAGGATGCCGACCTGGGTAACTGGGCGCTGTAA
- the gspH gene encoding type II secretion system minor pseudopilin GspH has translation MRGQRGFSLIELLVVLAIAGLMTGLAVAGLGNGQASVEQALQRLAVEVRGQAALARHAGQLRGLRWNGQRPEFVRGEGNAWVVEAVPLGDWPKGLHPDWPASPQPRVLFTPHGWAQAGSVRWRWADGSQQWAWSRTDGMWLVP, from the coding sequence GTGCGCGGTCAGCGTGGCTTCAGCCTGATCGAGCTGCTGGTGGTGTTGGCTATCGCCGGGCTGATGACCGGGCTGGCGGTGGCCGGCCTTGGCAACGGCCAGGCCAGTGTCGAGCAGGCCCTGCAACGGCTGGCGGTCGAGGTCCGCGGCCAGGCCGCACTGGCCCGGCATGCGGGGCAACTGCGCGGGTTGCGCTGGAATGGCCAGCGACCGGAGTTCGTCCGCGGCGAGGGCAATGCCTGGGTGGTCGAAGCGGTCCCGCTCGGCGACTGGCCCAAGGGCCTGCACCCGGACTGGCCGGCCAGCCCGCAACCGCGCGTACTGTTCACGCCGCATGGCTGGGCGCAGGCGGGTAGTGTGCGCTGGCGCTGGGCCGATGGCAGTCAGCAATGGGCCTGGAGCCGCACCGATGGCATGTGGTTAGTGCCATGA
- the gspM gene encoding type II secretion system protein GspM yields MNRDWLQRHRITFAWGLIALLLAFLALREGIAQWRVLGQWRVLAEQAASLQGGPGLNLERLRQSAQARGVELIEVDTQGKAWQLRGQVADERMLQGWVQSLRAEGALPLQWGLEQQGKALRFDLVVQP; encoded by the coding sequence ATGAACCGTGACTGGCTGCAGCGTCATCGCATCACGTTCGCCTGGGGACTGATCGCCCTGCTGCTGGCCTTCCTGGCCCTGCGCGAAGGCATTGCGCAATGGCGCGTGCTTGGCCAGTGGCGTGTGCTGGCCGAACAGGCGGCCAGCCTCCAAGGCGGGCCCGGTTTGAACCTGGAGCGGCTACGTCAGTCGGCCCAGGCCCGTGGGGTCGAACTGATTGAAGTCGATACGCAAGGCAAGGCCTGGCAACTGCGTGGGCAGGTGGCCGATGAGCGCATGCTGCAAGGCTGGGTGCAGAGCCTGCGTGCAGAAGGCGCATTGCCGTTGCAATGGGGGCTGGAGCAGCAGGGCAAGGCTTTGCGATTCGACCTGGTGGTGCAGCCATGA
- a CDS encoding type II secretion system protein GspI produces MKQAQRGFTLLEVTVALAIAAVLAVITSQVLHQRLAVQDNLQQHRLGLLCARELQARFAVEQYWPAENQVAGELGQGGQRCHWQLQLRRTGVRDLRRGELQLFADRDQRLPLGQYTVFLERP; encoded by the coding sequence ATGAAGCAAGCACAGCGTGGTTTCACTCTGCTGGAGGTGACCGTAGCCCTGGCAATCGCTGCCGTGCTGGCGGTGATCACCAGCCAGGTACTGCACCAGCGGCTGGCCGTTCAGGACAACCTGCAACAGCACCGCCTTGGCCTGTTGTGCGCGCGTGAGCTGCAAGCCCGCTTTGCCGTCGAGCAGTACTGGCCTGCCGAAAACCAGGTAGCCGGCGAGCTCGGCCAAGGTGGCCAGCGGTGTCACTGGCAACTGCAACTGCGCCGCACCGGCGTGCGAGACCTGCGCCGTGGCGAACTGCAATTGTTCGCCGACCGCGACCAGCGCCTGCCACTGGGCCAGTACACCGTGTTTCTGGAGCGCCCATGA
- a CDS encoding prepilin-type N-terminal cleavage/methylation domain-containing protein: protein MKHRQTGLTLIELMVALALTAVLGIMLAALVNGWLKVRERLQDTTRQISVLDFCLALERRFDSPVLRRVYDQRLPLASRWLDWQPASNQLLWVASTGLPAAEGGSRLQRQRLRFEAREQRLLLESSADLYAAGAPRWVQRERLDQVSAMNVLFYQGGRWLAWPSDQPVHPGRGVRLELLRDGAPYVCTFALPWGRS from the coding sequence ATGAAACACCGCCAAACCGGCCTGACCCTGATCGAACTGATGGTCGCCCTGGCCCTGACTGCCGTTCTTGGCATCATGCTCGCCGCGCTGGTCAATGGCTGGCTGAAGGTGCGCGAACGCCTGCAGGACACCACTCGGCAAATCTCGGTGCTGGACTTTTGCCTGGCCCTGGAGCGGCGCTTCGACAGCCCGGTGCTGCGCCGTGTCTACGACCAGCGTCTGCCGCTGGCCAGCCGTTGGCTGGACTGGCAGCCCGCCAGCAACCAGTTGCTGTGGGTCGCCAGCACCGGCCTGCCGGCAGCCGAAGGTGGCTCGCGCCTGCAACGCCAGCGCCTGCGGTTCGAGGCCCGCGAGCAACGCCTGCTGCTGGAAAGCTCGGCGGACCTGTACGCCGCTGGCGCCCCGCGCTGGGTACAGCGCGAACGACTCGACCAGGTCAGCGCCATGAACGTTCTGTTCTACCAGGGCGGCCGCTGGCTGGCCTGGCCTTCTGACCAACCGGTGCACCCAGGTCGTGGTGTGCGTCTGGAACTGCTGCGTGATGGAGCCCCCTATGTCTGCACCTTCGCCCTTCCATGGGGGCGCTCATGA
- the gspD gene encoding type II secretion system secretin GspD, whose amino-acid sequence MAAALSLALSMAYAQEPVFDDNGTPMYEVNFVDTELGEFIDSVSRITGTTFIVDPRVKGKVTVRTVDLHDADAIYDIFLAQLRAQGYATVDLPNGSVKIVPDQAARLEPVPVEAGGQQGEGSDSVATRVFSVRNAASEQVLGILKPLIDPRVGVITPYPAAHQLVVTDWRSNLERIASLLRQLDRPQEVPGSGSTQVIYLRHANAGEVVKVLRGLSQEGAVPVEGAGEAEGKDRPVVPAAGGSGIRLEYEEGTNAVVMVGPDSELAAYRAIVEQLDIRRAQVVVEAIIAEVSDSSAQELGVQWLFADEKFGAGIVNFGSNGVNIASIAGAAASGDNEALGDLLSTTTGATAGIGHFGGGFNFAMLVNALKGKSGFNLLSTPTLLTLDNAEASILVGQEVPFVTGSVTQNNANPYQTIERKEVGVKLRIKPQINIDNSVRLDIVQEVSSIADTSSASDVITNKREIKTKVMVEDNGLVILGGLISDELSTSDQRVPLLGDIPYLGRLFRSDATRNTKQNLMVFIRPRILRDGPSLAGLSEDKYRTLQQTTPLQLPDLAEGTRLLQVFPASRARLEGGDW is encoded by the coding sequence ATGGCGGCTGCGCTGAGCCTGGCCTTGTCCATGGCCTATGCCCAAGAGCCGGTGTTCGATGACAACGGTACGCCGATGTACGAAGTGAATTTCGTCGATACCGAACTCGGCGAGTTCATCGACAGCGTGTCGCGCATCACCGGCACCACCTTCATCGTCGACCCCCGGGTCAAGGGCAAGGTCACCGTGCGCACCGTCGACCTGCACGACGCCGACGCCATCTACGACATCTTCCTGGCCCAACTGCGCGCCCAGGGCTATGCCACCGTCGACCTGCCCAACGGCAGCGTGAAAATCGTGCCCGACCAGGCCGCGCGCCTGGAGCCGGTGCCAGTGGAGGCGGGCGGGCAGCAGGGCGAGGGCAGCGACAGCGTGGCCACCCGCGTATTCAGCGTGCGCAACGCCGCCAGCGAACAGGTACTGGGCATCCTCAAACCGCTGATCGACCCGCGAGTTGGGGTTATTACACCGTACCCGGCGGCGCACCAGTTGGTGGTGACTGACTGGCGCAGCAACCTCGAACGCATCGCCAGCCTGCTGCGCCAGCTCGACCGCCCTCAAGAGGTACCGGGCAGCGGCAGCACCCAGGTGATCTACTTGCGCCATGCCAATGCCGGCGAAGTGGTCAAGGTGCTGCGAGGGCTCAGCCAGGAAGGGGCGGTGCCGGTTGAAGGCGCGGGTGAGGCAGAGGGCAAGGACCGGCCGGTGGTGCCAGCCGCCGGTGGCTCGGGCATCCGCCTGGAATACGAAGAAGGTACCAATGCCGTGGTCATGGTCGGCCCCGACAGCGAGCTGGCGGCGTACCGGGCCATTGTCGAGCAACTGGATATTCGCCGTGCCCAGGTGGTGGTCGAAGCGATCATCGCCGAGGTGTCCGACAGCAGCGCCCAGGAGCTGGGCGTGCAGTGGCTGTTCGCCGACGAGAAGTTCGGCGCCGGTATCGTCAACTTCGGCAGTAACGGGGTGAATATCGCCAGCATCGCCGGCGCCGCCGCCAGTGGCGACAACGAGGCCCTGGGCGATCTGTTGTCCACCACCACCGGTGCCACGGCGGGCATCGGCCATTTCGGCGGTGGCTTCAACTTCGCCATGCTGGTCAACGCGCTGAAGGGCAAGAGCGGCTTCAACCTGCTGTCCACGCCCACCTTGCTGACCCTGGACAACGCCGAAGCGTCGATTTTGGTCGGCCAGGAGGTGCCCTTCGTCACCGGCTCCGTGACGCAGAACAACGCCAACCCGTACCAGACCATCGAGCGCAAGGAAGTCGGGGTGAAGCTGCGCATCAAGCCGCAGATCAATATCGACAACAGCGTGCGCCTGGACATCGTCCAGGAGGTGTCGTCGATTGCCGACACCAGCTCGGCCAGCGACGTGATCACCAACAAGCGCGAGATCAAGACCAAGGTCATGGTCGAGGACAACGGCCTGGTGATACTTGGCGGGCTGATCAGCGACGAGTTGAGTACCAGCGACCAGCGTGTGCCACTGCTCGGCGACATTCCTTATCTTGGCCGGTTGTTCCGCTCCGATGCCACCCGCAATACCAAGCAGAACCTGATGGTGTTCATCCGCCCGCGTATCCTGCGCGACGGGCCGAGCCTGGCGGGCCTCAGTGAAGACAAGTACCGCACCTTGCAGCAGACCACACCGCTGCAGTTGCCGGACCTTGCAGAGGGCACGCGGCTGCTGCAGGTATTCCCCGCCAGCCGCGCACGCCTGGAAGGCGGTGACTGGTGA
- a CDS encoding general secretion pathway protein GspN, giving the protein MSRSAAMAWVLLVFVLTLFIELPANWVVRAFGLPVRDVGGSLWQGQAQQWGPVGPLRWTLQPWRLQANAQVGFQGQAWQLRAEGWPWHWRLEASAKGALATVSTDYRLAGQWQGVLRMQGAGRQCQASEGRVIVTDLALSDPWSLGLGHGWLEMDCRSGWHLRGQLAQQGQHQLTVDADLPGRQVQVVFQLQPEAQLTPLLRGAQWLGPQALAGQRDLRW; this is encoded by the coding sequence ATGAGCCGCAGTGCAGCAATGGCCTGGGTGCTATTGGTATTCGTGCTCACGCTGTTTATCGAGCTTCCGGCCAATTGGGTGGTGCGTGCGTTCGGCCTGCCGGTACGCGATGTTGGTGGAAGCCTCTGGCAAGGGCAGGCACAACAATGGGGGCCGGTCGGGCCTTTGCGCTGGACGCTGCAGCCCTGGCGCTTGCAGGCTAATGCGCAAGTGGGGTTCCAGGGCCAGGCCTGGCAGTTGCGTGCAGAAGGCTGGCCTTGGCATTGGCGGCTGGAGGCATCAGCCAAGGGGGCTTTGGCGACGGTCTCGACGGATTACCGCCTGGCCGGCCAGTGGCAGGGTGTGTTGAGGATGCAGGGGGCAGGGCGCCAATGCCAGGCCAGTGAAGGCCGCGTGATCGTAACCGACCTAGCCCTCAGCGACCCTTGGTCCCTGGGCCTTGGGCACGGCTGGCTGGAAATGGATTGCCGCAGTGGCTGGCACCTGCGCGGGCAGTTGGCGCAGCAAGGGCAACATCAACTGACCGTGGATGCCGACCTGCCAGGACGCCAGGTGCAGGTGGTGTTCCAGCTGCAGCCTGAAGCGCAGTTGACGCCATTGTTGCGTGGGGCTCAATGGCTTGGACCGCAGGCCCTGGCGGGGCAGCGAGACCTTCGTTGGTAA